The following proteins come from a genomic window of Geomonas sp. RF6:
- the nuoF gene encoding NADH-quinone oxidoreductase subunit NuoF: MELLLFRHNRSGRSVTFEEYRAEGGFEGLKQALGISPAEVQQAVMDSGLRGRGGAGFPTGRKWSFVPKDAPGARWLICNCDEMEPGTYKDRVLLEANPYSLVEGMAIACYALGVRHAFVFIRRDYEKAAQNVEKAIAEAHRAGFLGEKLLGSDFSVDIDVHLSAGRYICGEETALMNALEGKRPNPRSKPPFPAVKGLWGGPTVVNNVETLANVPAIIARGAAWFKGLAATPEGAGTKLFCTSGSVNNRCCIELPIGTTLGEIIEGPCGGMLPGKRFKACIPGGASTQFLTPDHLNLPMDFDTVAKAGSRLGTGAVIVFDEDTCLVGATLNLITFFARESCGWCTPCREGLPYVKEILTRIETGRGEEEDLGLLREHMKYLYFTFCALAPGAMGPLEGLFNHFEDEIREHITKRRCPFRRHV, encoded by the coding sequence ATGGAACTTCTCCTCTTCAGACATAACCGCTCCGGGCGCAGCGTCACCTTCGAGGAGTACCGCGCGGAGGGCGGCTTTGAGGGGCTGAAGCAGGCGCTGGGCATCTCCCCCGCCGAGGTGCAACAGGCGGTGATGGACTCCGGGCTGCGCGGCCGCGGCGGGGCCGGCTTCCCTACCGGCCGGAAGTGGTCCTTTGTTCCGAAGGACGCACCGGGGGCGCGCTGGCTCATCTGCAACTGCGACGAGATGGAGCCCGGAACGTACAAGGACCGGGTCCTCCTTGAAGCGAACCCCTACTCCCTCGTGGAGGGGATGGCTATCGCCTGCTACGCCCTCGGAGTCCGGCACGCCTTCGTCTTCATCAGGCGCGACTATGAGAAGGCGGCGCAGAATGTGGAAAAGGCGATCGCCGAGGCGCACCGGGCGGGGTTCCTCGGGGAGAAGCTTCTGGGGAGCGACTTCTCCGTCGACATCGACGTGCACCTCTCCGCCGGCCGCTACATCTGCGGCGAGGAGACGGCGCTGATGAACGCGCTCGAGGGGAAGAGGCCGAACCCGCGGTCGAAGCCCCCCTTCCCGGCGGTGAAGGGGCTCTGGGGGGGACCTACGGTGGTGAACAACGTGGAGACACTTGCCAATGTCCCGGCGATCATCGCCCGCGGCGCGGCGTGGTTTAAGGGGCTTGCCGCCACACCGGAGGGGGCCGGCACGAAGCTCTTTTGCACCAGCGGCTCGGTGAACAACCGCTGCTGCATCGAGCTCCCCATCGGTACGACGCTCGGCGAGATTATCGAGGGACCGTGCGGCGGGATGCTCCCGGGAAAGAGGTTCAAGGCGTGCATCCCCGGGGGTGCGTCGACCCAGTTTCTGACCCCGGACCACCTGAACCTCCCGATGGACTTCGACACCGTCGCGAAGGCGGGCTCGCGCCTCGGCACCGGCGCCGTCATCGTCTTTGACGAGGATACCTGCCTCGTCGGCGCCACCCTGAACCTCATCACCTTCTTCGCCCGCGAGTCGTGTGGCTGGTGCACGCCGTGCCGGGAGGGGCTCCCCTACGTGAAGGAGATCCTGACGCGGATCGAGACGGGGCGCGGCGAGGAGGAGGACCTCGGGCTCCTGCGGGAGCATATGAAATACCTCTACTTCACCTTCTGCGCCCTCGCGCCGGGGGCGATGGGTCCGCTGGAGGGGCTCTTCAACCACTTTGAGGACGAGATCAGGGAGCACATAACGAAGAGACGCTGCCCCTTCAGAAGACACGTCTGA
- a CDS encoding 2Fe-2S iron-sulfur cluster-binding protein, which yields MPKLIIDDIEVEVAPGTSVLEAARSVGIVIPHFCYHPALAIAAACRLCAVKVLEGPVKGIQMSCALASADGMVVSTRDPEALKMRSLVIEWLMLNHPHDCPVCDEGGECLLQDYTIAGGHGLRRYQGKKRTFQNQYLGEYIYHEMNRCIECYRCTRFYQEFAGGTDFGPTGIAGRVYFGRAADGPLESPFSGNLLDICPTGVFTDKTARFRARYWDYEMASSVCPGCSMGCNLTPQCYQRELIKISARRNDEVNGWFICDRGRFETKPAVNAPERPRFALVDGGRVTPDEAIEALAARLKKFVEVHGAERLAIAGSPRLSLEGGILLSRLAALFPGASLCYFAESSDGDASGAAVKGMTGERCASPVEVAGADCIAVTCSDLMEQAPVLSLFVRQAWLKGAKIFLVAREPDRKKLARLPFECSVVPSLHEVPLSEAKKGVIVGYGPEMETAAIEGGEGTQMAILLPGPNAFGAALLASEHGAVTLSEAVSRGVQGVVAVEADLPEDLLSSVTMIGAVDWRATPAASGAGVFLPSSAWPESDGIYINYAGRAQRFRRAMRPGLPLRGLDPLYYRDTGRVREETPPEGTIALHPPRIFRTAPPGGEACEAWRIVATLVEKLSGETVQEPLTGKWSALSDLSSEGKGRTVWEAMQL from the coding sequence ATGCCGAAGCTCATCATAGACGACATAGAGGTGGAGGTAGCGCCAGGGACGAGCGTGCTCGAGGCGGCGCGCAGCGTCGGGATCGTCATTCCCCACTTCTGCTACCACCCCGCCCTCGCCATCGCCGCGGCCTGCCGCCTGTGCGCCGTCAAGGTTCTCGAGGGGCCGGTGAAGGGGATCCAGATGTCGTGCGCACTGGCATCCGCTGACGGGATGGTCGTGTCCACGAGGGACCCCGAGGCGCTGAAGATGCGCAGCCTGGTGATAGAGTGGCTCATGCTGAACCACCCCCACGACTGCCCCGTGTGCGACGAGGGGGGGGAGTGTCTCCTGCAGGATTACACCATCGCCGGCGGCCACGGCCTGCGCCGATACCAGGGAAAGAAGCGCACCTTCCAGAACCAGTACCTCGGCGAATACATCTACCACGAGATGAACCGCTGCATCGAGTGCTACCGCTGCACCCGCTTCTACCAGGAGTTCGCCGGCGGCACCGACTTCGGCCCGACCGGGATTGCCGGAAGGGTCTACTTCGGTCGCGCCGCAGACGGCCCGCTGGAATCCCCCTTCTCCGGAAACCTTCTCGACATCTGCCCCACCGGCGTCTTCACCGACAAGACCGCCCGCTTTCGCGCCCGCTACTGGGATTACGAGATGGCCTCCTCCGTCTGCCCCGGATGCTCCATGGGGTGCAACCTGACCCCTCAGTGCTACCAGCGCGAGCTCATCAAGATCTCGGCGCGCCGAAACGACGAGGTGAATGGCTGGTTCATCTGCGACAGGGGGCGCTTCGAGACGAAACCGGCGGTGAACGCTCCGGAGAGGCCGCGCTTTGCGCTGGTGGATGGGGGCAGGGTGACACCGGACGAGGCGATCGAGGCGCTTGCTGCGAGGCTGAAAAAGTTCGTCGAGGTGCACGGAGCGGAAAGGCTCGCCATCGCAGGCTCCCCCCGCCTCTCCCTGGAGGGGGGGATCCTACTCTCCCGCCTTGCCGCACTCTTTCCCGGCGCGTCCCTGTGCTACTTCGCGGAGAGTTCAGATGGGGATGCTAGCGGAGCAGCCGTGAAGGGGATGACAGGTGAGAGATGTGCCTCCCCGGTGGAGGTCGCGGGGGCGGACTGCATCGCCGTCACCTGCAGCGATCTCATGGAGCAGGCCCCGGTCCTCTCCCTCTTTGTGCGGCAGGCATGGCTGAAGGGTGCAAAGATCTTCCTGGTAGCGCGGGAGCCGGACCGCAAAAAGCTCGCGCGCCTCCCCTTTGAGTGCAGTGTGGTCCCATCTCTCCATGAGGTGCCGCTCTCCGAGGCGAAAAAGGGAGTTATCGTAGGGTACGGGCCTGAGATGGAAACGGCCGCTATCGAGGGGGGTGAAGGGACCCAGATGGCGATCCTCCTCCCCGGGCCGAATGCCTTCGGGGCCGCCCTCCTTGCCAGTGAGCACGGTGCGGTGACTCTTTCGGAGGCGGTCTCCCGCGGGGTGCAGGGGGTAGTGGCGGTGGAGGCGGACCTGCCGGAGGATCTTCTTTCATCCGTCACTATGATCGGCGCTGTCGATTGGCGCGCCACTCCCGCCGCGAGCGGTGCCGGGGTCTTTCTCCCGTCATCCGCCTGGCCGGAGTCGGACGGCATCTACATCAACTACGCAGGGAGGGCGCAGCGCTTCAGGCGGGCGATGCGCCCCGGTTTGCCGCTGCGCGGCCTCGATCCCCTCTACTACCGCGATACCGGCCGGGTCAGGGAAGAGACGCCGCCGGAGGGGACAATAGCGCTGCACCCGCCGAGGATCTTCCGCACTGCCCCGCCGGGAGGTGAGGCGTGCGAGGCGTGGCGCATCGTGGCCACCCTCGTGGAGAAGCTCTCCGGAGAAACGGTGCAGGAGCCGCTGACGGGAAAATGGAGTGCCTTGAGCGATCTCAGCTCCGAAGGGAAGGGTCGCACGGTGTGGGAAGCGATGCAGCTCTGA
- the nuoH gene encoding NADH-quinone oxidoreductase subunit NuoH has protein sequence MSLDTIDILFMLGKILALYFVVLTLAAYLVYAERRLLARIQDRIGPNRVGPMGLLQPLADLIKMLTKEDMIPAGADRRLFAMAPAMAAIPAILTFSVIPVAAPLTIAGHQVNMQIADLDVGLLFFLALSSIAVYGIALGGWASNSKYALLGGIRGLSQLISYELSMGLSLVPVVMLARSMRLSDIVNAQAQMPFIVYQPVAFLIFLVSIVAECRRIPFDLPEAEGELVAGFHTEYSGMRFGLFFVGEYINIIALGALASVFFLGGWRGPLLPPIVWFFVKVFFFCFLFIWLRGTLPRLRYDQLMHFGWKFLTPLAVVNILATGWWLALR, from the coding sequence ATGAGTCTGGACACGATCGACATACTGTTCATGCTGGGAAAGATCCTGGCGCTCTACTTCGTGGTCCTCACCCTGGCGGCGTACCTCGTCTACGCGGAGCGCCGCCTCCTGGCCCGCATCCAGGACCGCATCGGCCCGAACCGCGTCGGTCCCATGGGACTCCTTCAGCCTCTCGCCGACCTCATCAAGATGCTCACAAAGGAAGACATGATCCCCGCAGGTGCCGATCGCCGGCTCTTCGCCATGGCCCCCGCCATGGCCGCCATCCCCGCCATCCTCACCTTCTCGGTCATCCCGGTCGCCGCCCCCCTCACCATCGCCGGGCACCAGGTAAACATGCAGATCGCCGACCTCGACGTGGGGCTCCTCTTCTTCCTCGCCCTCTCCTCCATCGCCGTCTACGGCATCGCGCTCGGGGGGTGGGCCTCCAACTCCAAGTACGCCCTCCTCGGCGGGATACGCGGGCTCTCCCAGCTTATCTCCTACGAGCTCTCCATGGGGCTCTCCCTCGTCCCGGTGGTCATGCTCGCCCGATCGATGCGCCTCTCCGACATCGTGAACGCCCAGGCGCAGATGCCCTTCATCGTGTACCAGCCGGTGGCCTTTCTGATCTTCCTGGTCAGCATCGTCGCCGAGTGCCGCCGCATCCCCTTCGATCTTCCGGAGGCGGAGGGGGAGCTCGTCGCCGGCTTCCACACCGAGTACTCCGGAATGCGCTTCGGCCTCTTCTTCGTCGGGGAGTATATCAACATCATCGCGCTCGGCGCTCTCGCCTCCGTCTTCTTCCTCGGGGGGTGGCGCGGGCCCCTTCTCCCCCCCATCGTATGGTTCTTCGTGAAGGTCTTTTTCTTCTGCTTTCTCTTCATCTGGCTCAGGGGAACCTTGCCGCGCCTGAGATACGACCAGCTGATGCACTTCGGGTGGAAGTTCCTCACCCCCCTTGCCGTCGTTAACATCCTGGCCACCGGGTGGTGGCTGGCTCTTCGGTAG
- a CDS encoding ankyrin repeat domain-containing protein, producing MNTTVVTESGEAFVQTVDEVDRYGHTQLMLAARDGDLPLTRDLLQSGANLAARSDKGKTALHYAAANGRAEVVQLLLANGADIDARDWQGHTPLMLAANYGCTQTVDVLISNGADILATTPAGNTAMVYAECNRHSQSLSLLMRSLRPS from the coding sequence ATGAACACGACAGTTGTAACGGAATCGGGAGAGGCATTCGTGCAAACGGTGGATGAAGTGGATCGCTACGGGCACACCCAGCTCATGCTGGCGGCCCGCGACGGCGATCTCCCCCTCACCAGGGACCTTCTGCAGAGCGGCGCGAACCTCGCGGCCCGCAGCGACAAGGGGAAGACTGCCCTGCACTATGCAGCCGCCAACGGCAGGGCGGAAGTGGTGCAACTCCTTCTCGCCAACGGGGCCGATATCGACGCGCGCGACTGGCAGGGGCACACCCCGCTGATGCTCGCCGCCAACTACGGCTGCACCCAGACCGTCGACGTCCTTATCAGTAATGGCGCCGATATCCTCGCGACGACTCCGGCCGGAAACACCGCCATGGTCTACGCCGAATGCAACCGCCACTCCCAGAGTCTCAGCCTCCTGATGCGGTCACTGCGCCCAAGCTAG
- the nuoI gene encoding NADH-quinone oxidoreductase subunit NuoI, translated as MSVIKDIQEILTGLSITLGHMLKKPVTVQYPEVKRPLPERFRGGIVLTRDPDGGERCVACYLCSGACPVDCISMAAAEGENGRRYAAWFRINFARCILCGMCAEACPTLAIQMTPGQVPVLRDVLGLVAEKEDLLIDGTGKDPNYNFYEHAGIGVVKPRGGNPGEMPPADPRTLLP; from the coding sequence ATGTCGGTCATCAAGGACATCCAGGAAATCCTTACTGGGCTCTCCATCACCCTCGGGCACATGCTCAAGAAGCCTGTCACCGTCCAGTACCCGGAAGTGAAGCGTCCTCTCCCGGAGCGCTTCCGGGGGGGGATCGTGCTGACCCGGGACCCCGACGGGGGGGAGCGTTGCGTCGCGTGCTATTTGTGCTCCGGCGCATGTCCGGTAGACTGCATTTCAATGGCGGCGGCCGAAGGGGAAAACGGCCGCCGCTACGCAGCCTGGTTTCGCATCAACTTCGCCCGGTGCATCCTCTGCGGCATGTGCGCGGAGGCGTGCCCCACCCTCGCGATCCAGATGACCCCGGGGCAGGTCCCGGTGCTGCGCGACGTCCTTGGGCTGGTGGCCGAGAAGGAAGATCTCCTCATCGACGGCACCGGGAAGGATCCGAACTACAATTTTTACGAGCACGCGGGGATAGGAGTGGTGAAGCCCCGCGGCGGCAACCCCGGCGAGATGCCGCCGGCCGATCCGCGCACCCTCCTCCCGTAA
- a CDS encoding NADH-quinone oxidoreductase subunit J family protein: MEAVIFYILAAMTLLGTFCAITEKHAVHAIIYLVTSFFALAIIFYLLGAPTVAAFEVIIYAGAIMVLFLFVIMMLDLSHPERMNIPRPRDCWPALVIFAVICGSVLVLAASHTPAIAPPFRGVTVREFSLGLFRRYGVAVELISMQLLFALVGALYLGRRR, from the coding sequence ATGGAAGCGGTCATCTTCTACATACTCGCCGCAATGACGCTGCTCGGCACCTTCTGCGCCATCACGGAGAAGCACGCGGTGCACGCCATCATCTACCTGGTGACCTCCTTCTTCGCACTGGCGATCATCTTCTACCTCCTCGGCGCGCCGACCGTCGCCGCCTTCGAGGTCATCATCTATGCCGGCGCCATCATGGTCCTCTTCCTCTTTGTCATCATGATGCTCGACCTGAGCCACCCGGAGCGGATGAATATCCCCCGCCCGAGGGACTGCTGGCCGGCGCTCGTCATCTTCGCCGTCATCTGCGGCTCGGTGCTCGTCCTTGCCGCCAGCCATACCCCCGCCATCGCCCCCCCCTTTCGCGGCGTGACGGTGCGGGAGTTCTCGCTGGGGCTCTTCCGCCGCTACGGCGTCGCGGTCGAGCTCATCTCCATGCAGCTTCTCTTCGCCCTGGTCGGGGCGCTCTACCTCGGGAGGCGGCGATGA
- the nuoK gene encoding NADH-quinone oxidoreductase subunit NuoK, which yields MSIPLYHVLVLATLIFAMGLGCVVVWRANVIMMLIGIEIMLNAVMLTFVAGSAHWGGPDGQIFSLLIMALTSAEVSLALAMVVYLQRRKSTVNADEFSSMKG from the coding sequence ATGAGCATACCCCTTTATCACGTCCTCGTTCTCGCCACCCTCATCTTCGCCATGGGACTCGGCTGCGTCGTCGTGTGGCGCGCCAACGTCATCATGATGCTCATCGGGATAGAGATCATGCTGAACGCTGTGATGCTGACCTTCGTCGCCGGCTCCGCCCACTGGGGTGGCCCCGACGGGCAGATTTTCTCCCTCCTGATAATGGCGCTCACCTCGGCGGAGGTCTCTCTCGCCCTGGCCATGGTTGTGTACCTGCAGCGGCGCAAGTCGACGGTGAACGCGGATGAATTCAGCAGCATGAAAGGGTAG
- the nuoL gene encoding NADH-quinone oxidoreductase subunit L: MATYLTLMLLFPLLGALLNALGGHLLPRRVVEVVACATVWGSFACALLAATDYTAPATVLLASWLATFDLAAPFSLYLDPLSLSLCVMITFVCGLIHLYSVFYMAGDEGYARFFALLNLFVFAMLTLVLAENLVLLYLGWEGVGFCSYLLIGFWYREKANADAGRKAFVTTRIGDTALVIAIAWLFRLSGSLSILQVNSLAGAIPPATVTAIGILLLIGATGKSAQLPLMVWLPDAMAGPTPVSALIHAATMVTAGVYLLARLFPLAGSSPTVCAAIALTGCLTAFYGATCALAQRDLKRVLAYSTISQIGYMTLGVGAGAITAATFHLLVHAFFKALLFLGAGCIITSFHHEQDIFRMGGARRSIPLTFWTFLAGAACLAGIPLTGGFFSKDSILGAVWSRGDLLYRGLYVLALLTALITAFYSFRLCYLVFGGEEKGHPHRTTQLRAMEIVLIPLALLGVFGGMLNLPGYLGEGFLGHFLASVPGGAPAEGSHAEEIALQAVAGAVALLGVAAAHLRYGAKRREDRMKESGSPSAATLFLLNGWYFDRLYDLIFIRPFRTLSAFLWERVDEGIIDDSLDRLGHFLGGCGSALGQWSSGKISLYLISFAAGCACILVYLAWVAL; encoded by the coding sequence ATGGCGACGTATCTGACACTCATGCTCCTCTTCCCCCTGCTCGGGGCGCTCCTCAATGCGCTGGGGGGGCATTTGCTGCCGCGGCGGGTGGTGGAGGTGGTCGCCTGCGCCACCGTCTGGGGGAGTTTCGCTTGCGCCCTCCTTGCCGCCACCGATTACACCGCTCCGGCGACGGTACTGCTCGCCTCCTGGCTCGCCACTTTCGATCTCGCCGCCCCCTTCTCCCTCTACCTTGACCCGCTCTCCCTCTCCCTTTGCGTCATGATCACCTTCGTGTGCGGGCTGATCCACCTCTACTCGGTCTTCTACATGGCCGGCGATGAAGGGTATGCGCGCTTCTTCGCGCTCCTGAACCTTTTCGTCTTCGCCATGCTCACCCTCGTCCTCGCGGAGAACCTGGTTCTGCTCTACCTCGGCTGGGAAGGTGTCGGCTTCTGCTCGTACCTCCTCATCGGGTTCTGGTACCGGGAGAAAGCGAACGCTGACGCGGGGCGAAAGGCATTCGTCACCACGAGGATCGGCGACACAGCTCTTGTCATCGCCATCGCCTGGCTCTTCCGCCTCTCCGGAAGCCTCTCGATCTTGCAGGTAAACAGCTTGGCGGGAGCAATCCCCCCCGCCACAGTTACCGCTATCGGCATCCTTTTGCTGATCGGGGCGACGGGAAAATCGGCGCAGCTTCCTCTCATGGTGTGGCTCCCCGATGCCATGGCCGGCCCGACCCCTGTCTCCGCACTCATCCATGCGGCCACCATGGTGACCGCCGGGGTGTACCTCCTGGCGCGTCTCTTCCCCCTGGCCGGATCGTCCCCGACGGTCTGCGCCGCCATCGCCCTCACCGGATGCCTCACCGCCTTCTACGGCGCCACCTGCGCCCTCGCGCAGCGCGACCTGAAGAGGGTGCTGGCATACTCCACCATCAGCCAGATCGGATACATGACCCTCGGCGTGGGGGCAGGGGCGATCACCGCCGCCACCTTCCACCTCCTGGTCCACGCCTTCTTCAAGGCGCTCCTCTTCCTCGGCGCCGGGTGCATCATCACCTCATTTCATCACGAGCAGGACATCTTCAGGATGGGGGGGGCCCGCCGCTCCATCCCCCTCACCTTCTGGACCTTCCTGGCGGGAGCCGCGTGCCTGGCGGGGATCCCCCTCACCGGCGGGTTCTTCAGCAAGGACAGCATTCTCGGTGCGGTGTGGTCGCGGGGGGATCTCCTCTACCGCGGACTCTACGTCCTGGCACTCCTGACCGCCCTCATCACCGCTTTTTATTCCTTCAGGCTCTGCTATCTCGTCTTCGGCGGAGAAGAGAAGGGGCACCCGCACCGCACGACGCAGTTGCGCGCCATGGAGATCGTGCTCATCCCCCTCGCGCTTCTGGGGGTCTTCGGCGGCATGCTGAACCTCCCCGGCTACCTGGGCGAAGGGTTCCTCGGCCACTTCCTCGCCTCCGTCCCCGGCGGCGCACCTGCGGAAGGGTCGCACGCCGAGGAGATCGCCCTGCAGGCGGTTGCCGGAGCTGTCGCCCTACTCGGCGTCGCCGCCGCGCACCTGCGCTACGGCGCGAAGAGAAGGGAGGACCGGATGAAAGAATCGGGGTCACCCTCCGCCGCGACCCTTTTCCTGCTGAACGGCTGGTACTTCGACCGCCTTTACGACCTCATATTCATCCGCCCCTTCAGGACCCTTTCCGCCTTCCTCTGGGAGCGCGTCGACGAGGGGATCATCGACGACTCCCTCGATCGCCTCGGGCACTTCCTCGGCGGATGCGGCTCCGCGCTCGGGCAGTGGAGCAGCGGCAAGATTTCCCTTTACCTCATCAGCTTCGCCGCGGGGTGCGCCTGCATTCTCGTCTACCTCGCCTGGGTCGCGCTATGA
- a CDS encoding complex I subunit 4 family protein: MNILSIFIFLPLAGALLAFALHRNPDGVRTVALGTALVELALSAYLWAASGVSSLGAGGGFFLLEDLPWVEQFGMRYTVGMDGISLVMTILTAFITVIAVLVSWRGIQQRVPLYYALLLVLETGILGVFLALDLFLFYLFWEAMLIPMLFLIGIWGHGRRVYSAVKFFLYTFFGSLLMLVAIISLYLMHGTQSGAYSFALTDLARTTVPYGLSLWLYAAFLFAFAIKFPVFPLHTWLPDAHTDAPTAGSVVLASLLLKTGAYALVRIGYPLFPEAARATTPLLYAAAVIGIIYGSWVAFAQKDMKRLVAYSSVGHMGFVALGIAAWTPVALSGSLLQMVNHGVTTGALFAIVGMLDERAHTREIESYGGLWGKVPMLAFFFLFFSMASAGLPGLNNFTGEFLVLTGTFRVAPLAATGAFLGMVLALIYTVRLVQEILFVTEKKPLSLGDLSLREGAVLSVLAVAALYLGVHPGPVLELIKTPVALLTGHP, encoded by the coding sequence ATGAACATACTCTCCATCTTCATCTTCCTCCCTCTGGCCGGCGCCCTTCTGGCCTTCGCCCTGCACCGTAACCCCGACGGGGTGCGGACCGTGGCGCTGGGGACCGCCCTTGTCGAGCTGGCGCTCTCCGCCTACCTCTGGGCCGCCTCCGGCGTCTCCTCTCTCGGTGCGGGTGGCGGCTTTTTCCTCCTGGAGGACCTTCCCTGGGTGGAGCAGTTCGGCATGCGCTACACGGTCGGGATGGACGGGATCAGCCTCGTCATGACTATTCTCACCGCCTTTATCACCGTGATCGCCGTCCTCGTGTCGTGGCGCGGGATCCAGCAGAGGGTCCCCCTCTACTACGCCCTCCTCCTGGTACTGGAGACGGGGATACTCGGCGTCTTCCTGGCGCTCGACCTCTTTCTCTTCTACCTCTTCTGGGAGGCGATGCTGATCCCCATGCTCTTCCTCATCGGGATCTGGGGGCACGGGCGGCGGGTCTACTCCGCCGTGAAGTTCTTCCTCTACACCTTCTTCGGGTCGCTCCTGATGCTGGTGGCGATCATCTCCCTCTACCTCATGCATGGGACGCAAAGCGGCGCCTACAGCTTTGCCCTCACCGATCTCGCCCGCACGACGGTGCCGTACGGGCTGAGCCTGTGGCTCTATGCCGCCTTCCTTTTCGCCTTCGCCATCAAGTTCCCGGTCTTCCCGCTGCACACCTGGCTCCCCGACGCCCACACGGACGCACCGACCGCAGGGAGCGTCGTGCTGGCAAGCCTCCTTTTGAAGACAGGCGCCTACGCGCTGGTGCGCATCGGCTATCCCCTCTTCCCGGAGGCGGCACGCGCGACGACCCCTCTTTTGTACGCGGCTGCCGTCATCGGCATCATCTACGGCTCCTGGGTCGCCTTTGCGCAGAAGGACATGAAGCGCCTCGTCGCCTACTCCAGCGTCGGGCACATGGGCTTCGTGGCGCTGGGGATCGCGGCGTGGACGCCGGTGGCGCTCTCCGGCTCCCTCCTGCAGATGGTGAATCACGGCGTCACCACCGGAGCGCTCTTCGCCATCGTGGGGATGCTGGACGAGCGGGCGCATACGCGGGAGATCGAGAGCTACGGCGGGCTGTGGGGGAAGGTCCCCATGCTGGCGTTCTTCTTCCTCTTCTTCTCCATGGCCTCCGCCGGCCTGCCGGGGTTGAATAACTTCACCGGCGAATTCCTCGTTCTCACCGGGACGTTCCGCGTTGCCCCTCTGGCTGCAACGGGAGCCTTTCTCGGCATGGTGCTGGCGCTTATCTACACGGTCCGCCTGGTGCAGGAGATCCTCTTCGTCACGGAAAAGAAGCCCCTTTCGCTCGGAGACCTGTCACTGCGCGAGGGGGCTGTCCTCTCGGTTCTCGCGGTGGCCGCGCTCTACCTCGGCGTCCATCCGGGGCCGGTACTTGAACTGATCAAAACGCCGGTGGCGCTTCTCACCGGCCATCCTTGA
- a CDS encoding NADH-quinone oxidoreductase subunit N — MTQADAIAMMPIIITAAAALLVLICGPFLPRGIVSGASVAAAVAAGVWAACTPASPSLSLPGVGFPALARFLIPVVCFGAAMTMLLSHSYNTRREVRGEEFAATVLFSLFAMCVLPCGNNLLILFLALESITFSFYILVSMDLHRLESGEAGLKYLLIGAVAAAIIAFGIALFYVGSGTLSLQALQPRPENRIIISAGWGMVLLGLAFKLSLVPAHLWTPDVYQGAPAPVAAFLSTGSKVTALALFLLLLSLLPPIEELRAPLFFLSLASMVLGNLAALLQQDVKRMLAYSSIAQMGYLALAILTGTREGYAAVLLYAVIYTAMNLAAFGAISSLSGAKERSLIAEYSGVGYSAPFRGGVLALSMLALAGIPPTAGFMGKFFIFYSAVRGGEMTLAIIGICTAAASAYFYLRVVVYLYMRTEPAPQPSPVTVGESAALSLCSLLIIVIGVYPAPLLRLVDAALR, encoded by the coding sequence ATGACGCAAGCAGACGCCATCGCCATGATGCCGATCATCATCACCGCCGCCGCCGCGCTCCTCGTCCTCATTTGCGGACCGTTTCTCCCCCGCGGCATAGTCAGCGGCGCCAGCGTCGCTGCGGCCGTCGCTGCCGGCGTCTGGGCCGCCTGCACCCCGGCCTCCCCCTCCCTCTCCCTCCCGGGTGTCGGCTTCCCGGCGCTCGCCCGCTTCCTGATTCCTGTCGTCTGCTTCGGCGCCGCCATGACCATGCTTCTTTCCCACAGCTACAACACGCGGCGCGAGGTCCGGGGTGAGGAGTTTGCCGCGACGGTCCTCTTCTCCCTCTTTGCCATGTGCGTCCTCCCCTGCGGGAACAACCTGCTGATCCTCTTCCTGGCGCTTGAGTCGATCACCTTTTCCTTCTATATCCTCGTTTCCATGGACCTGCACCGCCTGGAATCCGGCGAGGCGGGGCTCAAATACCTCCTCATCGGAGCGGTGGCCGCCGCCATCATCGCCTTCGGAATCGCCCTCTTCTATGTGGGAAGCGGCACCCTGTCGCTGCAGGCGCTCCAACCCCGCCCCGAGAACCGCATTATCATCTCCGCCGGGTGGGGAATGGTCCTCCTGGGACTGGCCTTCAAGCTCTCCCTCGTACCCGCCCATCTGTGGACGCCGGACGTCTACCAAGGTGCCCCTGCGCCGGTCGCGGCCTTTCTCTCCACCGGGTCTAAGGTCACGGCCCTCGCCCTCTTCCTGCTCCTCCTCTCGCTCCTCCCACCGATTGAGGAGCTGCGCGCCCCCCTCTTTTTCCTCTCCCTTGCCTCCATGGTGCTCGGAAACCTGGCCGCCCTCCTGCAGCAGGACGTGAAGAGGATGCTTGCCTACTCCTCAATCGCTCAGATGGGATACCTGGCACTCGCCATCCTCACCGGCACCCGGGAGGGGTACGCCGCGGTCCTTCTGTATGCTGTCATCTACACCGCAATGAACCTCGCTGCGTTCGGCGCCATCTCGTCCCTCTCCGGCGCAAAGGAACGCTCCCTCATCGCCGAGTACTCCGGCGTCGGCTACTCTGCGCCATTTCGCGGAGGGGTCCTCGCCCTCTCCATGCTCGCTCTCGCCGGCATCCCCCCCACCGCCGGGTTCATGGGGAAGTTCTTCATCTTCTACTCCGCGGTGCGCGGCGGGGAGATGACGCTGGCGATCATAGGTATCTGCACGGCGGCAGCCTCCGCCTATTTCTACCTCCGTGTCGTGGTCTACCTGTACATGCGCACCGAACCTGCGCCGCAGCCAAGCCCCGTCACCGTCGGGGAAAGTGCCGCACTCTCCCTCTGCTCCCTCCTCATTATTGTCATTGGCGTGTACCCTGCTCCTCTGCTGCGCCTCGTCGACGCTGCACTCAGGTAA